A stretch of Sphingorhabdus sp. YGSMI21 DNA encodes these proteins:
- a CDS encoding hydroxymethylglutaryl-CoA lyase, with amino-acid sequence MSKSVTISEVGPRDGLQSVDRVMATEAKKAWIRAEAEAGVSEIEVGSFVPPSLLPQMADTAEIVAFAKTIPNLDVVALIPNLKGAERAIACGVDKMSIPFSMSETHSINNVRKDHPAMLAEIRGIADLVAQQPEGQRPHFEVGLSTAFGCTLEGSVPDDQIVRLAEAAMEAGVAECGLSDTTGYANPAQVTRLVRKVKAAIGADKLNTLHLHNTRGLGLANVMAGLTEGITTFDSSLGGLGGCPFAPGASGNIVTEDLVFMLEAMGIDTGIDLEKLLKVRDIVAQALPGEPLYGFTPDAGLPLGFEKAAA; translated from the coding sequence ATGAGCAAATCCGTGACGATCAGCGAAGTCGGGCCGCGCGACGGCCTGCAAAGCGTGGATCGTGTCATGGCAACCGAAGCGAAAAAGGCCTGGATCCGGGCCGAAGCAGAGGCTGGCGTGAGCGAGATCGAGGTCGGCAGCTTCGTGCCGCCTTCGCTGCTCCCGCAGATGGCCGATACGGCGGAGATTGTCGCTTTTGCCAAGACCATCCCGAATCTCGACGTGGTGGCGCTGATACCCAATCTGAAGGGCGCCGAGCGCGCCATCGCCTGCGGTGTTGATAAGATGTCGATCCCCTTTTCCATGTCGGAAACCCACTCGATCAACAATGTCCGCAAAGATCATCCGGCGATGCTGGCGGAGATCAGGGGCATCGCCGATCTGGTCGCGCAGCAGCCCGAGGGCCAGCGCCCCCATTTCGAAGTCGGCCTGTCGACCGCTTTCGGCTGCACGCTCGAGGGGTCTGTGCCGGACGACCAGATCGTCCGCCTGGCTGAAGCGGCGATGGAGGCCGGTGTCGCCGAATGCGGCCTCTCCGATACCACCGGCTATGCCAATCCCGCGCAAGTGACGCGGCTGGTGCGCAAGGTGAAGGCGGCAATCGGCGCGGACAAGCTCAATACATTGCATCTCCACAACACGCGGGGGTTGGGCCTGGCAAATGTCATGGCCGGCCTGACTGAAGGAATCACCACCTTCGACAGTTCGCTCGGTGGCCTTGGCGGATGTCCGTTCGCGCCGGGTGCTTCGGGCAATATCGTGACCGAAGACCTGGTGTTCATGCTGGAAGCGATGGGCATCGACACCGGTATCGATCTGGAAAAATTGCTCAAAGTGCGTGATATCGTGGCCCAAGCGCTTCCCGGCGAGCCCCTGTACGGCTTCACCCCAGACGCAGGCCTTCCCCTTGGATTTGAGAAAGCAGCAGCATGA
- the leuD gene encoding 3-isopropylmalate dehydratase small subunit encodes MAKAFEILTSLPMPLIRDNIDTDQIIPSREMKSTGKTGLSDGLFAGWRYTEIGGREPDTDFVMNDPVYADSQIILGGTNFGSGSSREHAVWALSEYGFRAVIAQSFAPIFAGNCVRNGILPAILDAAAITTIERSGAAVTVDLRAQTIATADGQIWSFPIEAEAKAMLLEGLDAIDLSLKMADEITAWQQADRAMRPWIYLGANR; translated from the coding sequence ATGGCGAAAGCTTTTGAAATCCTGACCTCGCTGCCGATGCCGCTGATCCGCGACAATATCGACACGGACCAGATCATTCCATCGCGCGAGATGAAGAGCACCGGCAAGACCGGCCTCTCCGACGGCCTGTTTGCCGGCTGGCGCTACACCGAGATAGGCGGTCGCGAGCCCGATACCGATTTCGTGATGAACGATCCGGTCTATGCTGATAGCCAGATCATTCTGGGCGGCACCAATTTCGGTTCGGGTTCAAGCCGGGAACATGCGGTCTGGGCGCTTTCGGAATATGGCTTCCGCGCGGTGATCGCGCAAAGCTTCGCGCCCATTTTTGCCGGAAATTGCGTGCGCAACGGAATCCTGCCAGCGATATTGGATGCCGCTGCGATCACGACGATCGAACGGTCCGGTGCAGCGGTCACCGTCGACCTGCGTGCCCAGACCATCGCAACCGCCGACGGCCAAATCTGGAGCTTCCCGATTGAGGCCGAGGCAAAGGCGATGCTGCTGGAAGGACTGGACGCTATCGATCTCAGCCTGAAAATGGCCGATGAAATCACCGCATGGCAGCAGGCTGACCGCGCCATGCGACCGTGGATATATCTAGGAGCAAACAGATGA
- a CDS encoding 3-isopropylmalate dehydratase large subunit, translated as MKQALTLFDKLWRSHVVADLPGGGALIAIDRVFLHERTGAAALNSLAEAGRKVADPSRVFAVTDHIVDTRPGRTDQTLMPGGQAFITETRAAARAAGITLFDVNDPDQGIVHVISPELAIVLPGTTVIAPDSHTCTQGAFGALAWGIGSSEAEHAMATGTLRLSKPKSMRVTFTGKLAAGVTPKDMILTLLAHHGAAGGKGHAVEFAGEAVSALDMEGRMTLCNMATEFSAMSGFIAPDDKTFEYLEGRRYAPEGDQWQQALANWRRLGSDSGAKFDQEIGINADAIGPMVSWGTNPGQTVGIDDSVPADAPAAPLDYIGLAPAQPIRGIPIDAAFIGSCTNSRLSDLRRASALLRGRKIAEGIKAICVPGSTRVKREAEAEGIDRIFTDAGFEWRESGCSMCFYAGGESFAAGSRVISTTNRNFESRQGPNVRTHIASPETVVASALAGMISDPRDLLESELV; from the coding sequence CTGAAACAGGCGCTGACCCTTTTCGACAAATTGTGGCGCAGCCATGTGGTGGCCGATTTGCCTGGCGGTGGCGCGCTGATTGCCATCGACCGGGTGTTCCTGCACGAGCGTACCGGAGCGGCAGCGCTGAATTCGCTGGCGGAAGCCGGTCGCAAGGTCGCCGATCCGTCTCGGGTGTTTGCCGTTACCGATCATATTGTCGACACGCGGCCGGGCCGCACGGACCAGACGCTGATGCCCGGCGGTCAGGCCTTCATTACCGAGACACGCGCCGCGGCGAGGGCAGCGGGGATCACATTGTTCGATGTCAATGATCCCGACCAGGGGATCGTCCATGTGATATCGCCGGAGCTTGCCATTGTTCTGCCAGGTACCACGGTCATTGCGCCGGACAGCCATACCTGCACGCAGGGGGCCTTTGGCGCTCTGGCATGGGGCATCGGTTCCTCGGAGGCCGAACATGCCATGGCGACCGGTACGCTGCGCCTGTCCAAGCCAAAATCCATGCGGGTGACGTTCACGGGCAAGTTAGCGGCCGGAGTTACGCCGAAAGATATGATCCTGACCCTGCTGGCGCACCATGGTGCGGCTGGCGGCAAGGGGCATGCCGTGGAATTTGCTGGAGAAGCGGTGTCGGCGCTGGATATGGAAGGACGGATGACCTTGTGCAACATGGCGACGGAATTTTCCGCCATGTCCGGCTTCATCGCGCCAGACGACAAGACGTTCGAATATCTCGAAGGTCGTCGCTATGCGCCGGAAGGCGATCAATGGCAGCAGGCCCTTGCGAACTGGCGGAGGCTGGGCAGCGACAGCGGCGCCAAATTCGATCAGGAAATAGGGATTAATGCCGACGCCATTGGTCCGATGGTGAGCTGGGGTACCAATCCGGGTCAGACGGTCGGCATCGATGACAGCGTGCCGGCCGATGCGCCGGCTGCGCCGCTGGACTATATCGGCCTAGCGCCAGCCCAGCCGATCAGGGGCATTCCGATCGACGCTGCGTTCATTGGCAGTTGCACGAACAGCCGCCTGTCCGATTTGCGCCGGGCTTCCGCCCTGCTCAGGGGGCGGAAAATCGCCGAGGGAATCAAGGCGATCTGTGTGCCCGGCTCCACCCGTGTCAAGCGCGAGGCAGAAGCGGAGGGGATCGACCGGATTTTCACCGATGCCGGGTTCGAATGGCGCGAGAGCGGCTGTTCCATGTGTTTTTACGCAGGGGGCGAAAGCTTTGCGGCCGGTTCACGGGTGATCTCTACGACCAATCGCAATTTCGAAAGCCGTCAGGGGCCGAATGTCCGGACCCATATTGCCAGTCCGGAAACGGTGGTTGCCAGTGCTCTCGCCGGCATGATCTCCGATCCCCGGGACCTGTTGGAAAGCGAGCTGGTCTGA
- a CDS encoding DUF3598 domain-containing protein, producing the protein MGIRENMPLLARHEGVWDGTYTYFNAQNEKIDEHASRLLCRFPDDESKAPYHQTNHYTWADGKTEIREFPAEYRDNRIWWNNDLIIGWAAEVPLDEYNRTVMLYWQRTGDPSLYLYEQIQISDDGQNRCRTWHWIRDGKLETRTAIQETFVTKDWRAIDKEMGLGI; encoded by the coding sequence ATGGGAATTCGCGAAAACATGCCCCTGCTGGCGCGCCACGAAGGCGTTTGGGATGGTACCTATACCTATTTCAACGCGCAGAACGAAAAGATTGACGAGCATGCATCGCGCTTGCTCTGCCGCTTTCCCGATGATGAGAGCAAGGCACCTTATCACCAGACCAACCATTATACATGGGCGGACGGCAAGACCGAGATTCGCGAGTTCCCCGCCGAATATCGCGACAATCGTATCTGGTGGAACAATGACCTGATCATCGGCTGGGCCGCCGAAGTGCCGCTGGATGAATATAACCGCACCGTGATGCTCTACTGGCAACGCACTGGCGATCCTTCGCTTTATCTCTACGAACAAATCCAGATCAGCGACGACGGGCAGAACCGGTGCCGGACCTGGCACTGGATTCGCGACGGCAAGCTGGAAACGCGCACCGCGATTCAGGAAACTTTCGTAACCAAGGACTGGCGCGCGATCGACAAGGAAATGGGGCTGGGCATCTGA
- a CDS encoding alpha/beta fold hydrolase, with amino-acid sequence MITRHFIDVESNGNKRRVHYRLSGSGPVLLMVHQSPRSSKEYEPLMRKWGKYFTCIAPDTPGFGQSDRLPGTPDINDYADALIEFLDALGVKKCAAYGFHSGGIILVTAVKRHANHFTTLAIGGYAIWTPEEMELFSQQYLPEFHPSKYGEHLVWLWSRILEQSWFFPWFAADNQHRLSVAHADPQRVDAVVREMLDAGNAYQFGYGAVLRAPRDIPAVDAEVPPCLISAYQGDPLKDHIDRLGELPPSWSARKVATPDDHQHHSLAHLRQTETPVTGPLNDVTDEGFIHVESDGFDGLIHWRGNPAASTLVLHAPGRAAPRNTGSDAVYIDMAGHGLSDDWQGQAPTDWSGWANLVEACAKRLGTDDVRYEALPAGEADLLYPDLSPDRFGSYLTKAWQIVRAAEIFEPWYEATAAHAVPFDPENLEPHMLAERHLELLNARAAKEYHLALQNRQLR; translated from the coding sequence ATGATTACACGCCATTTTATCGACGTCGAGTCCAACGGCAACAAACGCCGTGTCCATTATCGCTTGTCGGGTAGTGGGCCGGTGTTGCTGATGGTGCACCAGAGTCCGCGCAGTTCAAAGGAATATGAACCCCTGATGCGAAAATGGGGAAAATATTTTACCTGTATCGCCCCTGATACGCCGGGTTTCGGCCAGTCGGACCGGTTGCCCGGAACGCCCGATATCAATGACTATGCCGACGCGCTGATCGAATTTCTCGATGCACTGGGTGTCAAAAAATGCGCGGCTTACGGCTTCCACAGTGGCGGGATCATTCTGGTCACGGCGGTCAAGCGTCACGCGAATCACTTCACGACTTTGGCGATCGGCGGCTATGCCATCTGGACGCCGGAAGAGATGGAGCTGTTCAGCCAGCAATATCTGCCCGAATTCCACCCTTCAAAATATGGCGAGCATCTGGTCTGGTTATGGAGCCGGATTTTGGAGCAGAGCTGGTTTTTCCCGTGGTTTGCAGCCGATAACCAACATCGTCTGTCGGTGGCCCATGCCGATCCGCAACGCGTGGATGCCGTGGTCCGGGAAATGCTGGATGCCGGCAATGCCTATCAGTTTGGCTATGGGGCTGTTCTGCGCGCGCCGCGCGATATTCCGGCGGTGGATGCAGAAGTGCCACCCTGCCTGATCAGCGCCTATCAGGGGGATCCGTTGAAGGATCATATCGACCGGCTCGGCGAATTGCCGCCATCATGGTCAGCCCGCAAGGTTGCGACGCCGGACGACCATCAGCACCATAGCCTAGCGCATCTGCGGCAGACAGAAACGCCGGTGACCGGTCCCTTGAACGATGTCACGGACGAAGGATTCATTCATGTTGAATCCGACGGTTTTGACGGGCTGATACACTGGCGCGGCAACCCAGCGGCATCTACTCTGGTGCTGCATGCGCCGGGCCGGGCTGCACCCAGGAATACCGGAAGCGACGCCGTGTATATCGACATGGCCGGGCACGGCTTGTCGGATGACTGGCAAGGCCAGGCCCCTACAGACTGGTCTGGCTGGGCGAATCTTGTCGAAGCCTGCGCAAAACGGCTCGGTACGGATGATGTCCGGTACGAGGCCCTGCCTGCTGGTGAGGCGGATTTGCTCTACCCCGATCTTTCGCCGGACCGCTTTGGCTCTTACCTGACAAAAGCATGGCAGATTGTCCGGGCGGCGGAGATATTCGAACCATGGTATGAGGCAACGGCAGCCCACGCCGTTCCGTTCGATCCCGAAAATCTGGAACCGCACATGCTGGCCGAACGGCATCTCGAATTGCTGAACGCCAGAGCGGCCAAGGAATATCATCTCGCATTACAGAACAGACAGTTACGCTAA
- a CDS encoding isochorismatase family protein, with amino-acid sequence MTLIGTKMVEDGRTAREIFDQVIGNPARKKFGFGEKLAIVNVDVQQAYTRTDMFKTAYETDPGQIDCINRISNLARAKDMPVIWSQVAYKNDAGDAGVWGTRTDTEDSLQNIKYGSERHKLDPRCEVGPDDLQYTKRMPSAFFETQLASYLVWHKVDTVVVTGGSTSGCVRATAVDALSHGYRTIVPIETCADKHESYHFANLTDLQIKYADVEPVQAVIDWLEAR; translated from the coding sequence ATGACGCTTATTGGTACCAAAATGGTGGAAGATGGCCGCACAGCGAGAGAAATCTTCGACCAGGTGATTGGTAATCCTGCCCGTAAAAAATTTGGATTTGGCGAAAAGCTGGCGATCGTCAATGTCGATGTGCAGCAAGCCTATACGCGGACCGACATGTTCAAGACCGCTTATGAGACCGATCCCGGACAGATCGACTGTATCAACAGGATTTCGAATCTGGCGCGGGCGAAGGACATGCCCGTGATCTGGAGCCAGGTCGCCTACAAGAATGACGCCGGCGACGCCGGTGTCTGGGGCACGCGCACCGATACCGAAGATTCGCTTCAGAATATCAAATATGGCAGCGAACGGCACAAACTGGATCCGCGTTGCGAAGTCGGTCCCGATGACCTGCAATATACCAAGCGGATGCCAAGCGCTTTTTTTGAAACGCAGTTGGCGAGCTATCTGGTCTGGCACAAGGTCGATACGGTTGTCGTCACCGGCGGTTCCACCTCTGGATGTGTCCGGGCAACGGCAGTGGACGCGCTCAGCCATGGGTATCGCACGATCGTTCCAATCGAAACCTGCGCCGACAAGCACGAAAGCTATCATTTTGCCAATCTGACCGATTTGCAAATCAAATATGCCGATGTCGAACCGGTGCAGGCCGTTATAGACTGGCTGGAAGCGCGGTGA
- a CDS encoding polysaccharide deacetylase family protein, whose product MGEMQKADPGLYDYLPYRNRPRIEWPDGKTCAVWVAPNLEFYELDPAVNPHRKSWAKPHPDVVGYSHRDHANRVSHWRMAEMMSKHGFPGSVSLSVALCDHIPEVVEDASQRGWEFFSHGIYNTRYSYGMDEAQERAIIEDSIETVERATGQRIRGWLAPALTHTPRTLDLIAEYGLDYTCDLYHDDQPTDVKVKSGKLTAIPYSLEVNDHYGFFIYNMSPREYADTLIRQYDRLAEEGETSGTVMCIPLHSYLIGQPHRIGAFESVLEHIAGDGRAWITKAGDIVDRFREQNA is encoded by the coding sequence ATGGGGGAGATGCAGAAAGCCGATCCCGGCCTTTATGACTATCTGCCCTACCGCAACCGGCCCAGGATCGAATGGCCGGACGGCAAGACCTGCGCCGTCTGGGTGGCGCCCAATCTCGAATTTTACGAACTCGACCCCGCGGTGAATCCGCATCGTAAAAGCTGGGCAAAGCCGCATCCCGATGTGGTCGGCTATTCCCATCGCGATCATGCCAACCGCGTGTCGCACTGGCGCATGGCCGAGATGATGAGCAAACACGGCTTCCCCGGCTCGGTCAGCCTGTCGGTGGCGCTTTGCGACCATATTCCCGAAGTGGTCGAAGATGCGAGCCAGCGCGGTTGGGAATTTTTCAGCCATGGCATCTACAATACGCGCTACAGCTACGGGATGGACGAAGCGCAGGAACGCGCGATCATCGAAGACAGTATCGAGACAGTAGAGCGCGCCACCGGTCAGCGGATCCGCGGCTGGCTGGCGCCGGCACTCACCCATACGCCCCGCACGCTCGACCTGATCGCCGAATATGGTCTCGACTATACCTGCGACCTCTATCATGATGACCAGCCCACCGACGTGAAAGTGAAATCGGGGAAGCTGACCGCCATCCCTTACAGTCTCGAGGTCAACGACCATTACGGCTTTTTCATCTACAATATGTCACCACGCGAATATGCCGACACGCTGATCCGGCAATATGACCGGCTGGCAGAAGAGGGCGAAACGTCCGGAACGGTCATGTGCATCCCGCTGCACAGCTATCTGATCGGTCAGCCTCACCGTATCGGCGCCTTTGAATCGGTGCTCGAACATATTGCCGGCGATGGCCGGGCCTGGATTACAAAGGCCGGCGACATCGTCGATCGTTTCCGGGAGCAAAACGCATGA
- a CDS encoding polysaccharide deacetylase family protein: MSLDPSYLEYPKRGRGMDHDYYPYSNFFERKPLQWPDAKKLLIWPVISLEYFPMIPGDDPFRAPGHMQTAHPDYRHYTAREYGTRIGIYRLLGAFEKVGARISVATNSAVAERYPELIADILAGGHEIVAHSTDMNGTIASGLGEADEKALIMQSLDSLEKATGDRPRGWLSIARSQSFNTARLLAGAGLDYMCDWANDELPYGFQTPAGEITNLPLNHELSDRQIINVQQQSVDSYAQQMTDAADWLLGEADQFGGRMMPMHLTPYIMGLPYRIAAFETLIAGLAARREIGFAIGESILSSWRSQQ, from the coding sequence ATGAGCCTTGATCCGAGCTATCTGGAATATCCGAAACGTGGCCGCGGGATGGATCACGACTATTATCCCTATTCGAATTTTTTCGAGCGCAAACCGCTGCAATGGCCGGATGCCAAGAAGCTGCTGATCTGGCCGGTCATCAGTCTGGAATATTTCCCGATGATTCCCGGTGATGATCCGTTTCGCGCGCCGGGTCACATGCAGACCGCCCATCCCGACTATCGCCATTATACCGCGCGGGAATATGGCACCAGAATAGGCATTTACCGGCTGCTTGGCGCGTTCGAGAAAGTGGGCGCCAGAATTTCGGTGGCAACCAACAGTGCAGTCGCCGAACGCTATCCCGAGCTGATCGCGGATATCCTGGCGGGCGGACACGAGATTGTCGCCCATAGCACCGACATGAACGGCACCATTGCCAGCGGATTGGGCGAGGCAGACGAAAAGGCGTTGATCATGCAATCGCTCGACAGCCTTGAAAAAGCGACCGGCGACCGGCCCCGCGGCTGGCTCTCGATTGCCCGGTCACAAAGCTTCAACACGGCCAGATTACTGGCCGGTGCCGGTCTTGATTATATGTGCGACTGGGCCAATGACGAATTGCCCTATGGCTTTCAGACACCGGCCGGCGAGATTACCAACCTGCCGCTCAACCATGAATTGTCGGATCGGCAGATCATCAATGTCCAGCAACAATCGGTAGACAGCTACGCGCAGCAGATGACCGATGCGGCCGACTGGCTACTCGGCGAAGCGGATCAATTCGGCGGGCGGATGATGCCGATGCACCTCACGCCCTATATCATGGGTCTGCCCTATCGCATTGCCGCATTTGAAACGCTGATTGCCGGCCTCGCCGCACGCCGGGAAATCGGCTTTGCGATCGGCGAATCCATCCTCAGCAGCTGGAGATCGCAGCAATGA
- a CDS encoding aldehyde dehydrogenase family protein, which translates to MKVRNPRTGEADYEFTPVDSQGVAAAAKRLRRHQPEWAAMPLAERSAILLRWADAIEKHAGAIIGQLTIDTGRAGIAAIEVGGVPGTIRRWAEQAPEIIARHSPSEIQSANPTVINSTRLVPFALFGAIAPWNFPMTLSTIDAIPALFAGCAALIKPSEITPRFVEPLRASIAEVPELAKVLEIVVGDATTGEALVANVDYVCFTGSVATGRKVAVAAAEAFIPANLELGGKDPMIIMASADPVEAARTALRASILATGQACQSIERLYVARPIYDKFLETLVNEAEKVRLNYPDIHQGEIGPFIFAPQGQKIAEQITEAKEKGARILAGGTVEILGGGTYLRPTVIADVTPDMAIVRDESFGPVLPVIPFDDVEDAIAQANDTIYGLSAAVLAGSTEEAEAVGTRLEAGAISINDGSMTAMVWDAENSSFKMSGMGPSRMGESGLTRFFRKQALIRQTTSPARIQDFAEENFAGDGRP; encoded by the coding sequence ATGAAGGTCCGCAATCCCCGCACCGGTGAAGCGGACTATGAATTCACCCCCGTGGACAGCCAGGGGGTCGCCGCTGCCGCCAAACGCCTGCGCCGGCACCAGCCCGAATGGGCCGCCATGCCGCTTGCCGAACGCAGCGCCATCCTGCTGCGTTGGGCTGATGCGATAGAGAAACATGCCGGCGCGATCATCGGCCAGCTGACCATCGATACCGGCAGGGCGGGCATCGCGGCAATCGAGGTCGGCGGCGTGCCGGGGACGATCCGGCGCTGGGCCGAACAGGCCCCCGAGATTATCGCGCGCCACTCGCCTTCCGAAATCCAGTCGGCCAACCCGACCGTTATCAACAGCACGCGGCTGGTTCCCTTTGCATTGTTCGGTGCGATAGCCCCGTGGAACTTTCCGATGACGCTCAGTACCATCGACGCGATCCCGGCGTTATTTGCCGGCTGCGCCGCGCTGATCAAACCCTCCGAGATAACCCCGCGATTTGTCGAACCGTTGCGGGCGAGTATCGCCGAAGTCCCGGAACTGGCGAAAGTGCTGGAGATTGTCGTCGGTGATGCCACCACCGGCGAGGCTCTGGTCGCCAATGTCGACTATGTCTGCTTCACCGGCTCGGTTGCGACCGGTCGCAAGGTTGCAGTGGCCGCAGCAGAGGCGTTCATTCCTGCCAATCTCGAACTGGGCGGCAAGGATCCGATGATCATAATGGCCAGCGCCGATCCCGTCGAAGCGGCCAGAACAGCGCTCCGGGCCAGCATCCTCGCGACCGGACAGGCGTGCCAGTCGATCGAACGGCTCTATGTGGCCCGCCCGATCTACGACAAATTCCTCGAGACCCTGGTAAACGAAGCGGAGAAAGTGCGACTCAACTATCCGGATATCCACCAGGGCGAGATCGGACCGTTTATCTTCGCGCCGCAAGGACAGAAAATCGCCGAGCAGATTACCGAAGCCAAGGAAAAGGGCGCGCGCATTCTGGCCGGGGGAACCGTCGAAATATTGGGCGGCGGCACCTATTTGCGACCCACCGTGATCGCCGATGTCACGCCGGACATGGCCATCGTCCGCGATGAAAGCTTCGGGCCGGTGCTGCCGGTCATCCCCTTTGACGACGTCGAAGACGCGATCGCTCAGGCCAATGACACCATCTATGGCCTGTCCGCAGCGGTTCTGGCGGGCAGCACGGAAGAAGCGGAGGCGGTTGGCACACGGCTGGAAGCCGGCGCCATCTCGATCAACGACGGATCGATGACGGCAATGGTCTGGGATGCGGAAAATTCGAGCTTCAAAATGTCGGGCATGGGACCTTCGCGTATGGGCGAGAGCGGCCTCACCCGCTTCTTCCGCAAGCAGGCGCTGATCCGCCAGACCACGAGCCCGGCACGGATACAGGATTTCGCCGAAGAAAATTTTGCGGGCGATGGTCGCCCGTGA
- a CDS encoding class I SAM-dependent methyltransferase produces the protein MGVELQHPMKPELKPDEAARGRFVSGIRSFILNDLAGDLRTAYDKRAAPAFARETGRAPETSNEAHKALRGDAAFNIYSAMRVQAQKMVWNAAGSVVARDIARMEAEAAKVEGASGSLTLNPDLDIPRNIDGIEVHLMPGSYTRGGDSLEAGAVYDQGLAVFSMGLMGANLDDIGLSMAAYVSGKFPDFRPEHILDTGCTIGHNTLPWKQTYPEAHVEAIDAAAGGLRYASARAKMQGQEVHFRQMSAEALDYEDASFDLVFSSMFLHELSRKARTAAFEEAYRVLKPGGLLLHMELPPNGQMNAFDGFYLDWDSWYNNEPFYKGFRDEDPKELCEKGGFDPDDYFQFVVPSIGVYGADAVTDAIADEAANAVDSETTGRLAEGIMWFGFGAWKR, from the coding sequence ATGGGCGTAGAACTGCAGCATCCGATGAAACCGGAACTGAAACCCGACGAGGCGGCGCGGGGACGGTTCGTCTCCGGTATCCGTTCTTTCATACTCAATGACCTCGCGGGGGATCTGAGAACGGCCTATGACAAACGGGCGGCACCCGCCTTTGCCCGCGAGACCGGCCGTGCACCCGAAACCAGCAACGAGGCCCACAAGGCGCTGCGCGGCGATGCTGCCTTCAATATCTATTCTGCCATGCGGGTGCAGGCGCAGAAAATGGTCTGGAACGCCGCGGGTTCCGTGGTGGCCCGCGATATCGCGCGGATGGAGGCCGAGGCAGCAAAGGTCGAGGGGGCTTCCGGCTCGCTGACGCTCAACCCCGATCTCGATATCCCGCGCAATATCGACGGCATCGAGGTGCATCTGATGCCCGGCAGCTATACACGCGGCGGAGATTCGCTCGAAGCCGGGGCCGTGTATGATCAGGGCCTGGCGGTCTTTTCCATGGGCCTGATGGGTGCCAATCTCGACGATATCGGCCTCTCGATGGCTGCTTATGTATCAGGCAAATTCCCGGATTTCAGGCCGGAACATATTTTGGATACCGGCTGCACCATCGGCCACAATACCCTGCCATGGAAACAGACCTATCCCGAAGCCCATGTCGAAGCCATCGACGCGGCTGCCGGGGGACTGCGCTATGCTTCGGCGCGCGCCAAGATGCAGGGGCAGGAAGTGCACTTCAGGCAAATGTCCGCCGAGGCGCTGGACTATGAAGACGCGAGCTTTGATCTGGTTTTCTCGTCGATGTTCCTGCACGAACTTTCAAGGAAGGCACGCACAGCGGCTTTCGAGGAGGCCTATCGGGTGCTCAAGCCCGGCGGTCTGCTGTTGCACATGGAACTGCCGCCGAACGGGCAGATGAACGCTTTCGACGGTTTCTATCTCGACTGGGACAGCTGGTATAATAACGAACCCTTTTACAAGGGCTTCCGGGATGAAGACCCCAAAGAGCTTTGCGAGAAGGGTGGCTTCGACCCGGACGATTATTTCCAGTTCGTTGTCCCCAGCATCGGCGTCTACGGGGCCGATGCAGTGACCGATGCCATCGCAGATGAAGCCGCAAATGCGGTCGACAGCGAAACCACCGGACGGCTTGCCGAAGGTATCATGTGGTTCGGTTTCGGGGCCTGGAAACGATGA